Proteins from a single region of Thermoanaerobaculia bacterium:
- a CDS encoding amino acid permease — MSSPSRPESAAGSKPPDLARRLGARDLMLLAAGTTIGGGIFLTPAAIARQIPDLRWILAAWITGGILTIAGGLVYAELGALFPEAGGTYAYLREAYGDLPAFLYGWIACFVIDTGAMAAITVGLAEYLGVFFPRIGSHVVAFRIGSLPVSTGQVVAIGAVAVLSATHILGVREGVRIQGAFSSVIILAMLVLSIGGIAAHGAAKTSPSRPVSAGAFAGTMIAVLFSYAGWTEALTASGEVERPRRNIPLGLISGTGIVIVLYLGVNVAFLRTMSVAELGAAARPAQVASLALFGAGATLLLSGAIVAMAIGSASAAVVPPARIAYAMARDGFLPAKLGRVHPRFRTPALSIAIFALWTSILCLSGRYDQLFTYATFAIILAYVAAGISIFVFRRRLPDADRPYRCWGYPWTPLLFIGSSLAVAVATIAAQPKETLAGLAIMVTGIPVYYWMRNRRR, encoded by the coding sequence ATGTCCTCCCCTTCGAGGCCGGAATCGGCGGCGGGATCGAAGCCGCCCGATCTCGCCCGACGCCTCGGGGCGCGGGACCTGATGCTCCTCGCCGCGGGCACCACGATCGGCGGCGGAATCTTCCTCACGCCGGCCGCGATCGCCCGCCAGATCCCCGACCTGCGATGGATCCTCGCGGCCTGGATCACGGGAGGAATCCTCACGATCGCCGGCGGCCTCGTCTATGCGGAGCTCGGCGCCCTGTTTCCCGAGGCGGGAGGAACGTACGCCTATCTCCGCGAGGCGTACGGCGACCTCCCCGCGTTCCTCTACGGGTGGATCGCCTGTTTCGTCATCGACACGGGAGCGATGGCGGCGATCACCGTGGGACTGGCGGAGTACCTCGGCGTCTTCTTCCCCCGGATCGGCTCGCACGTCGTCGCCTTTCGCATCGGTTCCCTGCCGGTATCGACCGGGCAGGTCGTGGCGATCGGCGCGGTGGCGGTCCTGTCGGCGACGCACATCCTCGGCGTGCGCGAGGGAGTTCGCATCCAGGGGGCCTTCTCGTCCGTGATCATCCTGGCGATGCTCGTGCTGTCGATCGGCGGGATCGCCGCCCACGGCGCCGCGAAGACTTCCCCTTCCCGCCCCGTGTCGGCGGGGGCGTTCGCCGGTACGATGATCGCCGTGCTGTTCAGCTACGCCGGATGGACCGAAGCGCTGACGGCCTCGGGCGAGGTCGAACGTCCCCGGCGGAACATCCCGCTCGGCCTGATCTCGGGAACGGGGATCGTGATCGTGCTTTACCTCGGCGTGAACGTCGCGTTCCTGAGGACGATGTCCGTCGCCGAACTCGGCGCCGCGGCGCGGCCGGCGCAGGTCGCGTCGCTCGCCCTCTTCGGCGCGGGAGCGACCCTCCTGTTGTCGGGGGCGATCGTCGCCATGGCGATCGGCTCCGCATCGGCGGCGGTCGTTCCTCCGGCCCGGATCGCCTACGCGATGGCCCGCGACGGATTCCTTCCCGCGAAACTCGGGCGTGTCCACCCGCGGTTCCGGACGCCGGCTCTCTCGATCGCGATCTTCGCGCTGTGGACCTCGATCCTCTGCCTCTCGGGACGATACGACCAGCTCTTCACCTACGCGACGTTTGCGATCATCCTCGCCTACGTCGCGGCGGGAATCTCGATCTTCGTCTTTCGGCGCAGGCTCCCGGACGCCGATCGCCCCTACCGCTGCTGGGGATATCCCTGGACTCCCCTGCTCTTCATCGGAAGCTCGCTCGCCGTCGCGGTTGCGACGATCGCGGCGCAGCCCAAGGAGACGCTCGCCGGCCTCGCGATCATGGTGACCGGGATTCCCGTGTATTATTGGATGCGGAATCGACGGCGGTGA